In the genome of Vicia villosa cultivar HV-30 ecotype Madison, WI linkage group LG7, Vvil1.0, whole genome shotgun sequence, one region contains:
- the LOC131619065 gene encoding uncharacterized protein LOC131619065, protein MAWKKCYKNIKDEGLGLISLKHYNNAANIQLCWLFLNNNQSWSSFLLAELERETSLSITPSNLLSGKGRSFSLKNVENSYLSLKQAYDFITKPASIDLWSNFPWDKDTAPTHSMLVWRLIHNRIPTDENLQLCGIQFPSTCSLCQAVTETSTHLFFEYPYASKIWTWISVQLQQPYTINKLADCLKIMKEPWSPQALAVVKASFSHTINQLWKAINLFRFDNKVTHWKNCISNIAARAKLVGNHTSKKANGSLVSFSMLKAFGINLHPRSQLDTFEILWCPPAPGWIKCNTDGVASGSPLIVFCGGIYRNDKATHLLSFSAFFNEGSPVFAEFMAAVIDIEKAKHLKLE, encoded by the exons ATGGCTTGGAAAAAATGCTACAAGAACATTAAGGATGAGGGCCTTGGTCTTATCTCTCTTAAACACTATAACAATGCAGCCAACATTCAGCTTTGCTGGCTATTTCTAAACAACAATCAATCCTGGTCATCCTTCTTGCTGGCAGAGTTAGAaagagaaacaagtttatcaattACTCCATCAAATCTTCTCTCTGGAAAG GGAAGATCATTTAGCTTGAAAAACGTTGAAAATAGTTACTTGTCACTCAAGCAGGCCTATGATTTTATTACCAAACCAGCTAGTATTGACTTGTGGTCTAATTTCCCTTGGGACAAAGATACTGCTCCTACTCACTCCATGCTTGTTTGGAGGCTCATTCATAATCGAATCCCCACAGATGAGAATCTTCAGCTTTGTGGTATCCAATTCCCATCAACGTGCTCTCTTTGTCAGGCTGTTACTGAAACTTCAACTCACCTATTCTTTGAATATCCTTATGCTTCAAAAATATGGACATGGATCAGTGTCCAACTCCAGCAGCCTTACACTATCAACAAATTGGCAGACTGTTTAAAGATCATGAAAGAACCTTGGAGCCCACAGGCCTTAGCAGTTGTTAAAGCCAGCTTTTCTCACACCATTAACCAACTTTGGAAAGCCATAAATCTTTTCAGATTTGACAACAAAGTCACACATTGGAAAAACTGCATATCTAATATTGCTGCTAGAGCAAAACTGGTGGGAAATCACACTTCCAAAAAGGCTAATGGTTCCTTGGTTAGTTTCTCTATGCTAAAAGCTTTTGGCATTAATCTTCACCCTCGCAGTCAGCTTGACACTTTTGAAATCCTTTGGTGTCCACCGGCTCCGGGTTGGATTAAATGCAACACAGACGGTGTTGCTTCTGGTTCTCCATTGATAGTTTTTTGTGGAGGCATTTACCGTAATGATAAGGCTACGCACTTGCTCAGTTTCAGTGCGTTTTTTAATGAGGGATCTCCAGTTTTTGCAGAATTCATGGCAGCAGTTATAGATATTGAAAAGGCTAAACATTTGAAATTGGAATAA